The segment CCgacccgaccctaatgggccgaGTTTTACCCAATCCGATTAGGAATAGGGTCGGctatgggtttaaaaaaaaaacccgaagcgggtccgGGTCGAGTTcgggttttatcaaaaaaacccGAGACCCGGCCCATTTAAAAACCCGGTAccctaaattacaaaaataccctctctctatatataaacCTATAATCTAACTCTAATCTGGTAATCCctcatttcaattttcttcagccTCCCTCACTCCCTCACTCTGACCGACACTCCCTCACTCCTTCACTCCGACTGACACTCCCTCTCCCTTAACTCATCTCCATCAGGTTTGTGCTCTCACcgtcttcttctttcattttttgttgttgttgttgaccaACACTCCTGCACTCCCTCTCCCTCAACTCATTTTGCTCTGTTCTGATCTCCATTAGGTTTGTGCTCTCACCGTCTTCTtcgtttttgtttgtttgtttgttgttgttgttgatcgACACTCCCTTACTCCCTCTCCCTCTGCTCATTTTGCTCTGTTCTGATCTCCTTGGAAGACCCATCAGGTTTGTGCTCTCACcgtcttcttctttcattttccttcttttttttttttttttgttgttgttgttgttgttgttgaccgACACTCCCTCACTCTCTCTCCCTTAGCTTATTTTGCTATGTTCTGATCTCCTTGGAAAACCCATCTGGTTTGTGCTCTCATcgtcttcttctttcattttccttttttgttgttgttgttgctttcTGGGTCTCTTATTTTATGTAAATTCATAGGTTAAGTGTACAAAAATAGGATGCTTTGTTTTGTACCAGTGGAGTCAtggattgattgattgattgattgggTTTTTTTGAGGTGTATTTGTTGTTTCACTATAGATTCTAGTTTGTTTGTGgtcattgaaatttaagattGATTCTTGTTATCCTGGGGTTCAGTTAAGGACTATGTTGAAGTTtcttttttgggtcttctttgATGTTTCAGTTTGGTTTATAATTTTGTAGGCttaatatgttattttttatttgtttattagtttaataTTAATCTCATATTGACTAGTTCTAACGGGCATACCACAAagttctttatcttttttttcttgcacCTATTGTGTGCTTGTTGGTCTTGACTCACACATACGTCACACACAGAGTAATCCCCAAATAAAAGTAACAATTGTTGTTGTGCACACAACATTTTTCCATAACGAGGAAATTTTTAACttatataatactttttttttttttggttgagaaaaagcTTATATGACACTTTAATGTCTATCATACTGCTTTGGTGAAAAGTAAATCCTTATTATAGATTTATTAGTTTCTCATTTattgattgttttctttttcaatatattGTTTTCTAGTATAacatgtatcaaaaaaaaaaaaaaaaaaaagtaactggGACAGTTGGTAAATGCATCTTAAACTCCTATAGATAGattgatttcttttcttaagAAATGATTTTGTTAACATGGAACTAATAAACATGGGACAGAGTATATAATACCTATTTCTTAATGCATATAATCTTCAAGGAAACAAGCTATAaccttaaattatttttgatcattACGCTTATTTTATGTGATAACTTTGGTGTCTTCTTCATTTCTGCATAGTTTGTTTAATGGaagaaattgtttgttttttgtgtttgttgggaATGCAGATCCTAAAACGGAGATGGAAGACACAAACACAGACATAAACAAATCTGGTTCTTCCTTGCCAAGTGGCTCTCCCTTGAGAACCGGATGTTGTCCTTTGCCGACTATGCGGTCTCCTTCGCCATTTTCACGATCACCCTCGCTATTGTCGCCTGGCAGCTCACCCTCAGGATCACCATTAAACAACGAGTAAGTGTTTGAATTTGTAGTTAATCATGTTTAATTATGATTGCATTGATAGAATTTGtgtaattatgaatttgtgccTATTAATCAATGAGTATgtgtaataataaatttgtgataatttgttttgattctAACTCCCAAACTTCTAAACCAATTAGGAATCTGAAATCCCCGACAGTGGACTTAGTGGGAGAAGACTTAGAGGTAGAGGAACAAGAAGGGACAGAGGGAGAGCAAGAGCCTACAAATGAGGACCTAGAtacaagtagaaaaagaaagactacCTCAGATGTTTGGTCTCATTCTACAAGGAAGAAAGTTGATGGAAAAATTAAAGCCCAATGTCATCATTGTAACAAACTTTACTTGGGTGAGTCTAGCCAAGGTAAAACTCATTTGCGTAATCATTTAGCAAGATATCCATGGATTAAGTTTAAAGATATAAAGGATATGCAACAACAAGTCttaattaaacaacaaaataagaTGGATGGAACTATGAGTTTGAATACTTACCAATTTGATCAAGTTAGAGTGAGGAATAAGCTTGCTCGTATGGTCATCCTACATGAATATCCCCTTTCAATGGTTGACCATATTGGGTTTAAAGAATTTGTGGCTGATCTTCAACCTATGTTTAAACTTGTCACAAGAAATACTTTGAAGAGTGACATTCTTAAAATCTATGATAATGAGAGGGAGAAAGCTTTGAAGATGATGGACAAGAATGAAAGTAGGATGCTAATTACAACTGATATGTGGACTTCAAGTAACAAAAAGAGAGGGTTTATGGTCATTACCcctcattttattaatcatACTTGGACGTTGCAAAGTCGGGTTTTAAGGtaattttttatctataaattgaatgttaaaaactttacatttagaatgtttattgagttatgttataattattcatattatttttccaGGTTTGTTTATGTTCTTTCTCCACACACGAAAGATGTCCTTGCTGAAGTCcttgttgattgttttttagAGTGGAACATTGATAGGAAGTTGTCCATAATAACTATTGATAATTGTAGTACTAATGATGCCATGATAAGACTTCTCTTGAATAAGCTTGATACTAGTTCTCTTATGTTGGGTGGGTCTATGTTGCATATGAGGCGTGCTGCacatattttgaatttcattgtTCAAGATGGGTTGTCTCTTATTGATGATGGTATTGAAAGGATTCGTGATAGTGTGATTTATTGGACTGAATCACCAAAAAGGAGGcagaaatttgaagaaaatgcaCCTCAATTGCGTGTTCAATGCACCAAAGAGTTAGTCTTAAATTGTAAAACTCGTTGGAATTCAACTTACTTAATGATTTCTACTGCATTGATTTATAAAGATGTTTTCTCACGTTTGGCTAAACGTGAAATATCTTATACTTGTTTACCATATGATTATGATTGAGAGTTAGCCAAAGATATTTGTGGGAGGTTGGAGTTGTTTCATAGTGTGATTGAGTTTTTCTCTGGTTGTAAGTACCCCACAACtaatatgtattttaatttggtgtGTGAGTTGAAAATTGCATTGAATAAATGAAGTTTGTCTTCAAATGAGATGATAAGTACGATGGCAAAAAGCATGCTTActaaatttaattcttattggGCTAATGTTAGTGTTGTTATGACTATTGCTGCTATCTTAGATCCAAGATATAAGATGAAGTTGTTAGAATTTTATTATCCTAACATTTATGGTGATAATTCTGATTTggagattgaaaaaattaagaatctttgttatgatttgcttgatgagtatggaGATATAAATGAGTCCTCTGTAGATAATGAAGGAAGTTCTCATATTCCTGCAAGTACTTCAAGCCCTGTGGCACAAATGAAGTTTAGGTTGAGTGGGGCAATGTCatcttttgatttgtttgtgaacAATAGTTCAAGTAGTTCAAAGAAACATGAGAGTGCTAGAATGGAATTTGATCATTTCATTGATGAGTGTTGAAGAGGAGTgaagattttgatattttgggatGGTGGAAAAATAATGGTCTCAAGTATCCTACTTTACAAAGGATTGCAAGAGATATTTTAGTCATTCCTGTCACAACTGTTGCTTCAGAATTTGCCTTTAGCACTAGTGGGAGACTTTTAAGTCCACACCGTAGTAGGCTACATCCCAAGACTATAGAGGCAATGATGTGTGCTCAGAATTGGTTATGGAGTGAAATCAACGGTTAGCAATtgtttaatttctatttataaaatcaaaattgtatttttatatttgctagttacaatttgatgaagtttattCCATTCTTTAATTCATTGTTGTTGTAGGTTCTTCAACTATGTCTGGAGATTGTACACTTCAATCAATTCTTAATGATGGGGAGCCTAATGAAGAGGATGGGAGTTGTGTCACAATTGTGGATGATTAgacattttgtattaatttagtagccgttttaatttcttaaacttgttggattaatttgttggtttgtaattattctaagcctttttagccttttgtaatttcttagcctttttaatttgttggtttttggAGGATAAgacattttgtaatttcttagcctttttaatttcttagacttgtgggatttgttttgtaactttttaatttcttgaacttgTTGGACTTGTGATACTTAGTTCTTGGactttttggatttattttatttttatgtttagttggtgattttagttatgattaattGCTTTATAGATGTATAATTAACatgtgatttattgatttatgattaacCTATGATTTGGATTGATTTGGCGGCATATGATCTGGATTGATTTGGCTGCATATGCCAAAAATCTTAATacaaaaaatgccaaaaatcttAATGGGCTTGAATGGGCTTGAATTGGCTGTCTAATAATGCCTTGAATGGGTTTGAATCTGGAAAAAAATCTTAATGagcttaaaataaataaataaaattggttgGGCCAGATTTGGGCCCAAGTGGCTAAACGGGGCCCGGCGGGGCGGGTCTGGGCCTcggaaaaaaaaacccaattaataatCGGGCCGGGTCCGAGTTGCGGGTCTTGGCCTGCGGGTCGGGTCTGGGTATGCAAAAACCCGACTCGAACCTGGCCCATTGCCATTCCtacatgggtcagaggtaagagagggtatggtttggtggtggggagaaggGAAAGTTTACTCTGGGGTTCCCGCCCAGACTCTTTTACGGGAGATGTTCTGCTgagatgacataccacccaaaagaaggaaagatgagttggaatcactaggtgcatgccatgagggatagcaAGAGAGAATACCCACACTGTGATGGATAAGAATGCCACGGTgaacaagtaaacaaaatagtCTTTTTTGTCTAGTAATGAGGAGTAGCATAGCCAGCACAAgtaagtggtggtggctagGCAGTTGACAAACCAATAGGCGGTCGGAAAGGACACCATAATCCAGACAAAAGtagttaaaggctaaaatggtAAAAACCAATCACGGCAAGCATTATATAAAGGGTCCTTGCCGTGCACAGTATCATTATCGCAATAGTAGTAACCACTAAGAGAGAATCACAGCACCACCATTGCACTACACGAGTAAGcactaagaaagaaagaaaagaaatgaaaagaattagAGTAGTAAAAACCAAGTGAAAGAAACAGAGTatcaagaagagaaagagagagtgtaGAATAGCAGGCATGTACCAATAGGCTAtttccttctctccctctaaaagccTACCCTCTGTAAggataaaaaattcatttggacACAAGCCATTCAGGCTCATTCCCTTAAAGTGGATAATTTCTACAGTAGGATCCTCTTGCGAGGTTACCCACGTTGAGGAAGTGGTTCCCTCCTTGGCCTTAGTCTCGTAACACAACTAAACACGGCAGActaatcttttccttctttgatTTCATCTCTTATTGCTATTGTTTCTTCTCTTGTCTTTGCAATTTCACCTATAATGttcttttccttattttaaTTAAGGATCTCTTATTTGCTTTGCCTGATAGTAAACGTATTTCTTTTATCATTGTTTTATGTATTTATCTGCCATAACTCTCTTGCAACAGTTTCATTTTGTCTAAAAGAAAGTGTATTgcctttaattattattgtcaTACTGTATGTATCTACCATAACCCTTCTGTAACAGTTTCGCCTGCCATGAGCATGTGACCAAAGTTTTGGCAAATGTGGCATAATTTGTGCACAAGTCAAACCAAGGTGAGTTGTAattggaccggtctcaactctCTTATCTAAAACACTTGGGCTCAGTACAGCAGGAGGTAGTTCAGCCTAGAAtcacaaaaaggcccaccacagatattattattttttatttttttatttggtaaagCACCACAGATATTATacatatacaaaaaatgaaattgagaaaacaaaaactatcttGTCTTTTTTAACTActaatcaattgatttttttttaaaatttttttaagagcatactcactaactcaaatatttggggggtcaactcttatttttatagttaaaattttaaagtttttaataattatacataaaataaaagaaattttttaaaattttgggggccTGCAGCTTGGCTGTAGCTCCGCCATTGTTTCTAAATATGATCAATAATGTAGGCAGGAGGAAAgtaaatatatagttttatcTCAAATGGGAGATGGTCAACAACAAAATAgcaaatgaaaatatttaataaagcaCAACCGATGATATATATTCATATACAGAACACAATAGCCGAAATGAAAGAAGACAAAAGCCAAATAATAGAGGGAAAGGACAAGCCAATAAGGCCGGTTGAAGTTTAATTAGTAGGAGTGTAAACTATTAATAAGAGACAAAGCATTGCTAGTTGGCGTAGCAACACTAAGAATACTCTTCCTGATTGTGTTCTTCACAGTCTTGCTAACACTCATACCATCAAacctgttagagatatatattgttcatattagcccaatgtaataggcccaagcctaattctactttgtgtgcaagtcaagtctcctacttgtattAGAAgcctattagtctagggtttagtcgcctatatatactcatgttagggttcattgtaacataggaggttattgtactatactctcatataataaagatgtagcccttaagggattcctccgtggatataggtcgtaaggctgaaccacgtaacccttgtgttctcagtgttcctcctctatgcttcctcttccgcatccactctagcatacacaacatggtataacacatcacGTTGCTAATATTACtaactaatatttaacatggtatcagagccaaacttcattcttggcatcaaacaaatatctctacacaacaaagaagattctcacgtGCACACCACCATCATAAGTCACACATGCTTGTCAGCTGGATCTAGATTCCACAGCATCTCGCAGCCGCCACGGCTCACTGCTGTGTCCAAGatccacaaactcaagcaaaccGTGACTTAACTTATCAGATCTGCGCAAATCCAAGCCTCGCCTGACGAAACCAACCACAGACGTGTTCCAAGATCTCTTgcgaccaaaacccagaaatccggTCACCCAAAGCATtgccacgcgcctccacgcgccgcaGAAGCCTCCGGAAAATTCCCACGCGCCGTCTCAGATTCATCACTTTCAGATCGTCTTCTTGGTACACGCGCCACCATGAAGGCCTCCTCGTCCACCGATCTACTTGGCCTGGGAATCTGGCAGTCATACGAAGCTGTACGCGCCACCAGGGTTTCTAGTTGCTCCTTCACGCGCCGGTGAACAGTGCATGCTTCTGCCATGCGCCGACAATGCTGCTGATGTTATCTGACGTCATATGATGACGTCATTAATCCACGTCAGCAGCCACGCAAGCACgtccacgtcagccctagtccacgtcagtgacacgtcatcagccacgtcagcagtgtcgTCTCGTCAGCACCACATCACCTAGCTGACCGTTGACCGGACCGACCTGACccggaccacccggatctgacccgtgagcactttgactgttgactttgactctggaccagttgactttgactttttgcgtTGGCCTTTgatcaaaagtcaaaatttccaaaagggtctatcttgctcagtttttcacatagattccgattttggcctccgtttcttcatttgaagctccgaaattggtcaattggcacattcttcattgtggtttcttcaaaggcattaTTCATggcatctccaagtgatcttctaatgcttatccaacctcaagccttcatcgaggttccgccttgagtttgagggagggtgttagagatatatattgttcatattagcccaatgtaataggcccgagcctaattctactttgtgtgcaagtcaagtctcctacttgtactagaagcctattagtctagggtttagttgcctatatatactcatgttagggttcattgtaacataggaggttattgtactacactctcatataataaagatatagcccttaagggattcctccgtggatgtaagtcgtaaggctgaaccacgtaacccttgtgttctcagtgttcctcctctatgctttctcttccgcatccactctagcatacacaacatggtataacacatcacGTTACTAATATTACtaactaatatttaacaaaaccCATCCGTGCATGTATTTTCATTTGTTAAAGCAGCACTGACCCAAGTCTTTATATCATAAATCTGAGCCTTCACATTAGATCTTCCAAGATGACCCATTTCGTTCAAAGAATGTTTGAGCTCGTCAATGGAGTCCTTGATGTTCTCTATGCAATCCTTAATGATTGCCACTTCACTATGCGTGAAACCCTTGTTCTTGGATAGCTTTGATATCGTTGAGGAACAGTTTTTTGCGGCTTTTATGGATATAGAGAGGCCAGTGTTGCAAAGCTTTTGAgggtttgcttttattttggAAGCGAAGGGTAAGAGGGCATTGTTGCATTCTTTTGGGTATGTGGTTGAATTGCAAGCGGTTTTGATATAGGTTTTGTATTTTTCGGTGGTGGTGGAACTAGTTGAGGCTAAGGATGTATGAAAGTTTGAGAGGAATAGAAGAGTTAGAAGAATTGTGAGAGCATGATATGAAGTTGTATAGTCTTCCATATTTCTCTCTTTAGTGCATTGATATGTGTGGAGAAGATCCTAATATATAGGCAAGTTGTTGTTATTAGCTGGGGTTACTTTTATACTTTGCAACTCTTTTTGAAAGTCCCGATTCTTGTAGCAGTAGCACCcccaaaaataattgaaaattatagtaaataataaaaagggtCCAATTCACAAGTGTTTTAGTGCATTAATTAGTtaaggttaaattttttttttaattgtaattgaTCCACTTATTTGAGGTGAGTCgcataaaaatatatgtatttatttgcttttattaCTTTACAATATAACGAGACTCATTAGATTCATTTTTAATGGATATATACACGCACCTGTCAACAGAagtaaagaataataaaaaaaaatattttttaaaaatcataaatatataattcagAAAAATTGGAAGGAGGAACTGTACGCCATGCAAAGTTGAGAGAGATTGCACATGATCTTgatttagactctttgattgTAGATTGGatcacttaaaataaaaaaaataaaaaaataaaaaaaggtaaagaaaaGCATATTGAATCTTTTACATATCCTAAGAGTCAGAGATATCAGTTAGCCGGAGCTAACTATGATTCTTcttatttcatttgttttttctctcGTTGTAAGAACCACTTGTGATACGTCCGAGTTTAACACtaaaagaaaacacaattttagtgCCAAGTTGGAGGCTTCATTTTCCATCAATCAATTAGTTGATGCAAAGATGGGCACAAACCCAATATAAAGAGGGCCATTaggagtttttattttatttcatggGCCAAAGGATAGAAAGTTAGTAACAATTTCAATAAATGTGTATTCACTTATCTTACACGAATAATTGGTCTTAttatatagattaaaaaaaaaaatagtctcatcataaatttaattaatcttCACGTTATTAAGATTTCCAtcaaatttaaccaaaaaaaaaaaaatgtgcctaatagaattttgaattttctattaaattttaCTGAGGTTCTAAAGGCCAAGCATGCAAAAAAATAGTCTCtcaatccccccccccccccaacaaaacaaacaaaaaaaaaaaaaaaaaaaaactcaatttgcTTGATAAGAAAACAACAGTTCTCACATTAATTGCGAGAATGATCTCGTGGCCCATTAGGTTATTAGTGT is part of the Quercus robur chromosome 9, dhQueRobu3.1, whole genome shotgun sequence genome and harbors:
- the LOC126700818 gene encoding zinc finger BED domain-containing protein RICESLEEPER 2-like, which gives rise to MDGTMSLNTYQFDQVRVRNKLARMVILHEYPLSMVDHIGFKEFVADLQPMFKLVTRNTLKSDILKIYDNEREKALKMMDKNESRMLITTDMWTSSNKKRGFMVITPHFINHTWTLQSRVLRFVYVLSPHTKDVLAEVLVDCFLEWNIDRKLSIITIDNCSTNDAMIRLLLNKLDTSSLMLGGSMLHMRRAAHILNFIVQDGLSLIDDGIERIRDSVIYWTESPKRRQKFEENAPQLRVQCTKELVLNCKTRWNSTYLMISTALIYKDVFSRLAKREISYTCLPYDYD
- the LOC126699348 gene encoding pectinesterase inhibitor 4-like, with amino-acid sequence MEDYTTSYHALTILLTLLFLSNFHTSLASTSSTTTEKYKTYIKTACNSTTYPKECNNALLPFASKIKANPQKLCNTGLSISIKAAKNCSSTISKLSKNKGFTHSEVAIIKDCIENIKDSIDELKHSLNEMGHLGRSNVKAQIYDIKTWVSAALTNENTCTDGFDGMSVSKTVKNTIRKSILSVATPTSNALSLINSLHSY